One segment of Pirellulales bacterium DNA contains the following:
- the carA gene encoding glutamine-hydrolyzing carbamoyl-phosphate synthase small subunit yields the protein MSNTPIAKLALEDGTIFCGTSFGATGEVDGEVCFNTSMTGYQEIITDPSYRGQIVTMTYPEIGNYGVNTEDVESGRPHLSGFVVRQLSHRVSNFRANGCLHDYLAAAGVVGLAGIDTRALVRRIRSRGAMKGVLSTEDLDDASLVAKAKNSRGLVGRDFVREVMPTEAKTWSERLSPWEIQGRDQKAIDDSARPHVVAIDYGMKWNIARHLYDQGCRVTVLPGTFSAEQVLDERPDGVFLSNGPGDPEPLDYAIRTIQGLLGRVPIFGICLGHQLLSLACGSKTFKLKFGHRGANQPVLNLETGSVEITAQNHGFAVDEASLPSSLEVTHRNLNDQTIEGVRHRDLPAFSVQYHPEASSGPHDSNYLFRRFREMLSLVEQ from the coding sequence ATGAGCAACACACCCATCGCCAAGCTGGCCCTGGAAGACGGCACGATTTTTTGCGGCACTTCGTTCGGCGCGACCGGTGAGGTCGACGGAGAAGTCTGCTTCAACACGTCGATGACCGGATATCAGGAAATCATCACCGACCCGAGCTATCGCGGGCAGATCGTCACGATGACGTATCCCGAGATTGGCAACTACGGCGTCAATACCGAGGATGTCGAAAGCGGCCGTCCGCACCTGTCGGGCTTCGTCGTACGCCAATTGAGTCATCGCGTGAGCAATTTTCGCGCGAATGGCTGCTTGCACGATTACCTGGCCGCAGCGGGTGTGGTGGGGCTGGCCGGCATCGATACGCGGGCCCTGGTCCGCCGGATTCGCAGCCGTGGTGCGATGAAGGGGGTGCTGTCGACCGAGGATCTCGACGACGCCAGCCTGGTGGCCAAGGCAAAAAACAGCCGCGGGCTGGTCGGACGCGATTTCGTGCGCGAAGTCATGCCGACCGAGGCCAAAACATGGAGCGAGCGACTCAGCCCGTGGGAAATTCAGGGGCGCGATCAGAAAGCGATCGACGACAGCGCGCGGCCGCACGTGGTAGCCATCGACTACGGCATGAAATGGAACATCGCCCGGCACTTGTACGATCAGGGTTGCCGAGTAACGGTGCTGCCAGGCACGTTTTCGGCCGAGCAGGTGCTCGACGAGCGGCCTGACGGCGTGTTCCTTTCCAACGGTCCCGGCGATCCCGAGCCTTTGGATTATGCGATCCGCACGATACAGGGTTTGCTGGGCCGGGTCCCCATTTTTGGCATCTGCCTGGGACACCAGCTGCTGAGCCTGGCTTGCGGCAGCAAGACGTTCAAGCTGAAGTTCGGGCACCGCGGGGCCAATCAACCGGTCTTGAACCTGGAGACGGGCAGCGTGGAAATTACGGCCCAAAACCACGGGTTCGCCGTGGATGAAGCCAGCCTGCCGTCATCGCTCGAAGTGACGCATCGCAACCTCAACGATCAAACGATCGAAGGCGTACGGCATCGCGACCTACCAGCCTTCAGCGTGCAGTACCACCCGGAAGCGTCCTCGGGGCCGCACGACAGCAATTATCTGTTCCGGCGTTTCCGCGAGATGCTGTCACTCGTCGAACAGTAA
- a CDS encoding aminotransferase class I/II-fold pyridoxal phosphate-dependent enzyme, which translates to MSNDFSSHLADDGLPPFKVQLAGRMSRLPPYLFGRINALLYKKRRAGDDVIDLGMGNPSDPPQDLVIEKLVEAARDPTSHGYSQSTGILNLRREVASKYLKKYGVRLDPESEIIVCLGSKEGFSHMCLALMGPGDTAIVPSPTFPAHAHAVTLASGNVITLEVADCEKFLSNVAYTCQHLHPSPKLLIVNYPHNPSSVTVEPEFFVEVVKLARRYGFMVISDAAYVDVAFDGYQPPSFLAAPGAVDVGVEFTTMSKGYNMAGWRVGFCAGNPEMVRALGTIKAYYDYGMFQAIQVAAIVALRHTEAAVESQANIYQHRRDVLVEGLRRIGWDITPPRAGMFVWAKIPDQWRQRMDTLTFAMKLLEEGDVAASPGSGFGPAGEGYLRMALVENESRLRQAVRQIARCLGAEARTESRERTAPPVSG; encoded by the coding sequence ATGAGTAATGACTTTTCTTCGCACCTGGCCGACGACGGCTTGCCGCCGTTCAAAGTGCAACTCGCCGGCCGTATGAGTCGGCTGCCGCCCTATTTGTTCGGGCGGATCAATGCGCTGCTGTACAAGAAGCGCCGCGCCGGCGACGACGTGATCGACCTGGGCATGGGCAATCCCTCGGACCCGCCCCAAGACCTGGTGATCGAAAAGCTGGTCGAGGCTGCGCGCGATCCCACGAGCCATGGCTACAGCCAGTCGACGGGCATCCTTAATTTGCGCCGCGAAGTGGCCAGCAAATACCTGAAGAAGTATGGCGTCCGCCTCGACCCCGAAAGCGAGATCATCGTCTGCCTGGGCTCGAAAGAAGGCTTCAGCCACATGTGCCTGGCGCTGATGGGCCCGGGCGACACGGCCATCGTGCCGTCGCCGACATTCCCGGCGCACGCCCACGCGGTGACATTGGCCTCGGGCAATGTCATCACGCTAGAGGTGGCAGATTGCGAGAAGTTTTTGTCGAACGTGGCCTATACGTGCCAGCATTTGCACCCGTCGCCGAAGCTATTGATTGTCAACTATCCGCACAATCCATCCAGCGTGACGGTCGAGCCGGAATTCTTTGTCGAGGTCGTCAAGCTGGCGCGGCGTTACGGCTTCATGGTGATTAGCGACGCGGCCTACGTGGATGTGGCCTTCGATGGCTATCAACCGCCGAGCTTTCTGGCGGCGCCGGGGGCCGTGGATGTGGGGGTCGAATTCACCACGATGAGCAAGGGCTACAACATGGCGGGCTGGCGCGTCGGATTTTGCGCCGGCAATCCCGAGATGGTTCGCGCGCTGGGCACGATCAAGGCCTATTACGACTACGGCATGTTTCAGGCGATTCAAGTGGCGGCCATCGTCGCCCTGCGGCATACCGAAGCCGCGGTCGAGTCGCAGGCCAACATTTATCAGCATCGCCGCGACGTGCTGGTTGAGGGGCTGCGCCGCATTGGCTGGGACATCACCCCGCCACGCGCCGGCATGTTCGTGTGGGCCAAGATCCCTGATCAGTGGCGCCAGCGCATGGACACGCTCACCTTTGCCATGAAACTGCTGGAAGAAGGGGATGTGGCCGCCAGCCCCGGCTCGGGTTTCGGCCCGGCGGGCGAAGGTTACCTGCGGATGGCACTAGTCGAAAATGAAAGCCGGCTGCGTCAAGCCGTTCGCCAGATCGCCCGCTGCCTGGGCGCCGAGGCACGTACCGAATCACGCGAGCGGACGGCCCCGCCGGTGTCGGGCTGA
- a CDS encoding DUF1501 domain-containing protein has translation MHPTDSSPIRALLDRRAFLGNAGSALSGIALTALLDQDRLLASDTMAAYQPAIDPAAPHAPRPAPERARAKNVLVIFCSGALSHMDTFDWKPELVKRDGEPMPNAEAAVTFQGENGAIARPHYEFRPRGGVGKMTSDLLPRLGALVDDFCFIHSLTTKTNTHGPGENCMSTGFTLDGFPSMGSWATYALGSENQDLPAYVAIPDPRGVPQAAVNNWGPGFLPAVFQGTAFNAQRPIANLQPAAGVGEAESRATRRLLAELNAEHRSRFPADNELAARIASYELAARMQLSIPEATDLSSEPAYVLAEYGADDTQNKVKAGFARNCLLARRLLERGVRFVQLFNGAYAMGEGVGNWDGHRKLREQYDIHGPILDQPAAALLQDLKRRGLLKDTLVVFCTEFGRMPMYQKGATGRDHNPLGFTCMLMGAGVRAPFSYGATDELGYKAVENVVSIHDFHATILHILGLDHTRLRYYNNGIERRLTDVHGHVISEVLA, from the coding sequence ATGCACCCTACCGACAGTTCACCAATACGTGCCTTGCTCGATCGCCGCGCGTTTCTCGGCAATGCCGGGAGCGCACTCAGCGGCATTGCGCTCACGGCCTTGCTTGATCAAGATCGCCTGCTCGCCTCGGATACGATGGCCGCCTATCAACCGGCGATCGATCCGGCCGCGCCGCACGCACCACGGCCAGCACCGGAGCGCGCGCGGGCCAAAAACGTGCTGGTGATTTTCTGCTCGGGCGCGCTGTCGCATATGGACACGTTCGATTGGAAGCCGGAGCTTGTGAAGCGCGACGGAGAGCCCATGCCCAATGCCGAGGCGGCCGTCACTTTTCAGGGCGAGAACGGCGCCATCGCCCGCCCACATTATGAGTTTCGCCCGCGCGGGGGCGTGGGCAAGATGACGAGCGACCTGCTGCCACGCCTAGGAGCGCTGGTCGATGACTTTTGCTTCATTCACTCGCTGACGACGAAGACCAACACTCACGGGCCGGGCGAGAACTGCATGTCGACTGGCTTTACGCTCGATGGTTTTCCCTCGATGGGCTCGTGGGCAACCTATGCGTTAGGGTCGGAGAATCAGGATCTGCCCGCTTACGTTGCCATTCCGGATCCGCGCGGCGTGCCGCAGGCGGCGGTGAATAATTGGGGGCCAGGATTTCTGCCGGCGGTTTTTCAAGGGACTGCGTTCAATGCCCAACGGCCGATCGCCAACTTGCAACCGGCCGCAGGGGTCGGCGAGGCCGAGTCGCGCGCGACGCGTCGCTTGCTGGCCGAGTTGAACGCGGAACATCGGTCCCGTTTTCCTGCCGATAATGAACTCGCCGCGCGCATCGCCAGCTACGAGCTGGCCGCGCGGATGCAGCTCAGCATCCCTGAAGCAACCGATCTTTCCAGCGAGCCGGCCTATGTGTTGGCCGAGTACGGCGCTGACGACACACAGAACAAGGTCAAGGCTGGTTTTGCCCGCAACTGCCTGCTCGCGCGGCGGCTGTTGGAACGCGGCGTCCGCTTCGTGCAATTATTCAACGGCGCATACGCCATGGGAGAGGGCGTCGGCAACTGGGACGGTCATCGCAAGCTGCGCGAGCAATATGACATTCACGGACCGATCCTCGATCAGCCGGCGGCCGCACTTTTGCAAGATCTCAAGCGGCGCGGCCTGCTCAAAGACACGCTGGTCGTATTCTGCACCGAGTTCGGCCGCATGCCCATGTACCAAAAGGGAGCGACAGGCCGCGATCACAACCCGCTCGGCTTTACTTGCATGCTGATGGGGGCAGGTGTCCGGGCGCCGTTCTCCTATGGAGCCACCGACGAACTGGGCTATAAAGCCGTGGAAAACGTGGTGTCGATTCACGACTTTCACGCGACGATTCTGCACATACTAGGGCTCGATCACACGCGGTTGCGTTATTACAACAACGGTATCGAACGCCGACTGACCGATGTCCACGGCCATGTAATTTCCGAGGTACTTGCCTGA
- a CDS encoding YncE family protein, which produces MNVLPRCTVVALVLFLLYATTLTARADILLSGNEGKYDLSSGAGRTVDNAEPDSLTILDFAVFPPRVRHVMGVANSVVGPPTNVALSPDERWALVANSVSRYTDDPQHPVPDDIVQIIDLSLAAPKIVGTVRVGKQPSGVAINRAGDLALVANRGDGTISLLAIDGTSVTVRQTLTVGEPTSEPADIAINPAGTMALVSLNKGAAVRVLRIKEGHAALEDRKLPSYGQPYHVQITPDGALGLVAGGGNQKGPDADLLTVIDLTVDPVRTIDHLTVGTGPESFDISPDGRLVAVVLMESSNIPSTDPQRTEHGRLQLWKRIGKTFSQSVDMPIGRIPEGVCFTADGRYLVVQEHAARQLAIFGVDKDDLRDTGVRVSTPGFPSSLRRADPSR; this is translated from the coding sequence ATGAACGTTCTCCCGCGTTGCACTGTCGTTGCTTTGGTTTTGTTCCTGCTGTACGCCACGACGCTCACGGCACGAGCGGATATTCTGCTTTCGGGCAATGAAGGCAAGTACGATTTATCGAGCGGCGCCGGCCGAACCGTCGACAACGCCGAGCCTGATAGTTTGACGATCCTCGACTTTGCCGTATTTCCGCCGCGCGTGCGGCACGTGATGGGCGTTGCGAATAGCGTCGTTGGGCCGCCGACCAATGTCGCGCTTAGTCCCGACGAGCGCTGGGCGCTGGTGGCCAATTCGGTCAGCCGCTACACGGACGACCCGCAGCATCCTGTGCCTGATGACATTGTGCAAATCATCGACCTCTCGCTCGCAGCACCGAAGATCGTAGGCACGGTGCGCGTTGGCAAGCAGCCCTCGGGCGTTGCCATCAATCGCGCCGGCGACCTGGCCCTGGTGGCCAATCGCGGCGACGGCACGATCTCGTTGCTGGCGATCGACGGGACGAGCGTGACCGTGCGTCAGACGCTGACTGTCGGAGAACCGACGAGCGAACCCGCCGATATAGCCATCAATCCGGCCGGCACGATGGCGCTAGTGAGCTTGAACAAGGGCGCCGCGGTGCGCGTGCTAAGGATCAAGGAGGGACACGCCGCGCTCGAAGATCGCAAGTTGCCCTCCTACGGGCAGCCTTACCATGTGCAGATCACGCCCGATGGTGCGCTGGGTCTAGTGGCAGGTGGCGGCAATCAAAAGGGTCCCGACGCCGATCTGTTGACCGTCATCGATCTGACCGTCGATCCGGTGCGGACGATCGATCACTTGACGGTCGGAACCGGGCCCGAGTCGTTCGATATCAGCCCCGACGGGCGCCTGGTAGCCGTCGTGCTGATGGAAAGCTCGAACATTCCGTCCACCGATCCGCAGCGCACCGAGCATGGCCGATTGCAACTATGGAAACGGATAGGCAAAACCTTCTCGCAGTCGGTCGACATGCCGATTGGTCGCATCCCTGAAGGAGTCTGTTTCACGGCTGACGGACGCTACCTGGTCGTGCAGGAGCATGCGGCGCGGCAACTGGCCATCTTTGGCGTGGACAAGGACGATCTGCGGGATACCGGAGTGCGCGTCTCTACGCCCGGCTTTCCTTCCTCATTGCGACGGGCCGATCCGTCGCGATAG